In one bacterium genomic region, the following are encoded:
- a CDS encoding PorV/PorQ family protein, translating into MKRLLITLIIICCLPCVIYAETGDAGQAARYLRIGVGARALGMGGAYVAVCDDASATYWNPAGLVQLSQREMTSMTSLMSLDRKYNFLNYVVPLENQTIGISVINFGVEDLREIVKKNNQDIELGRFDDRENTFMFSCAWEKTDKLSLGVNLKYLTQQMNPSQANPKGRSKASGLGLDIGALYDISDKFKAGLMLQDVRSYLKWETDHTDRLPIAVKLGVSGKFFGNKLIIATDLSQVEDNHKTKIYAGLEYWMKENLGIRAGVFDSYVTGGLGFIFPAKTINLQLDYSFGPDRFSDFKDNISGSERYNHRFSLSAKF; encoded by the coding sequence ATGAAACGGTTACTTATAACTTTAATCATAATTTGTTGTTTACCGTGTGTTATTTATGCAGAAACTGGAGATGCAGGCCAGGCGGCACGGTATCTACGGATAGGCGTAGGGGCAAGGGCACTTGGTATGGGCGGAGCTTATGTCGCGGTTTGTGATGATGCCTCTGCAACTTACTGGAATCCCGCAGGATTGGTGCAACTATCTCAACGCGAAATGACCTCAATGACCTCTTTAATGTCCCTTGACCGTAAGTATAATTTCTTGAATTATGTAGTCCCGCTTGAAAATCAAACTATAGGTATTTCCGTGATAAACTTTGGTGTAGAAGATTTACGGGAGATTGTTAAAAAAAATAACCAGGACATAGAATTAGGTAGATTTGATGATAGAGAGAATACATTTATGTTTTCTTGTGCCTGGGAAAAGACTGATAAATTATCCCTTGGCGTTAACCTGAAATATCTAACTCAACAGATGAATCCATCGCAGGCAAATCCAAAAGGGAGAAGTAAGGCAAGTGGATTAGGTTTAGATATCGGAGCGTTATATGATATTTCAGATAAATTTAAAGCAGGATTAATGTTACAGGATGTCCGCAGTTACCTTAAATGGGAGACTGACCATACAGATAGATTACCCATAGCGGTGAAATTAGGTGTGAGTGGAAAGTTTTTTGGGAATAAATTAATTATAGCTACAGATTTAAGCCAGGTTGAAGATAATCATAAGACAAAGATATACGCAGGGTTAGAATATTGGATGAAAGAGAATTTAGGGATAAGAGCTGGAGTATTTGATAGTTATGTTACCGGCGGCTTAGGTTTTATCTTTCCTGCAAAAACAATTAATCTTCAATTAGACTACTCATTTGGCCCCGATAGATTTTCTGACTTCAAAGATAACATCTCTGGGTCAGAAAGATACAACCATCGCTTCTCATTATCGGCTAAGTTTTAA
- a CDS encoding GxxExxY protein, with protein sequence MKEEKIIYRELSYKVVGSAMEVHRELGYGFLESVYDEAFGIELERSGLYFEYQKELPIFYKGKKLEKQFRADYLIEKEILVENKATNKGITEIDEAQVHNYLKATGLRLGIIINYGLPSLEYKRIIK encoded by the coding sequence ATGAAGGAAGAAAAAATAATCTATAGGGAACTTTCTTATAAAGTAGTTGGGTCAGCGATGGAAGTACATAGGGAGTTAGGTTATGGATTCCTTGAATCAGTGTATGATGAAGCCTTTGGTATTGAATTAGAGAGAAGTGGTCTGTATTTTGAATATCAAAAAGAATTACCAATATTTTATAAAGGGAAAAAATTAGAAAAACAATTTAGAGCCGATTATCTTATAGAAAAAGAGATTCTTGTAGAAAATAAAGCAACTAATAAAGGTATTACAGAAATTGATGAGGCTCAAGTGCATAATTATTTAAAAGCAACAGGATTAAGATTGGGAATAATAATAAATTATGGATTACCATCATTAGAATATAAACGGATTATAAAATAA